TCGATCGCTGCTCAGTCGAGCTCGGCTGCTCGACGGAGGAAGACGGGAAGTGTCAAGGACGCCGCTGTTCGAGATGGGCTCTAACTTCCGACCAGGGACTCTGATCCCCAGGATTCGCCCCGAGATCGGCCAGCCGAGCATCAAGAAGGGCACGCTCCTCGGGTGTGACAGGGATGTCCTCCTCGGAGAACGTCTCCCACAGCGCCTCAATCAGGCGCAGCCGATCGTCGGGGCTTAGCTTTAGGGCCTTCGCCAGCAGGTGCGCGTTCATGGCGTCAGTATACCCCTACCGTCGGATGGTCACGTCCGGCGTCTATGTGCCGGCCATGCCCAACCTCCGGCTCGTGGATCCCCTGCCCTATCTGGCTTTCCTGCAGCTCATGGCCAATGCGCGCCGTGTGCTGACCGACTCAGGCTGGATTCAGGAGGAGACCACGGCGCTCGGTGTCCCGTGCCTCACCCTGCGCGAGAACACGGAGCGCCCGATCACGGTGCGCTGCGGGACCAACCGGGTCGTCGGAGTCGAGCCCCACGCGATCTACACGCACTGGCGCCGCGCCGCCGACGGGCAGTGGCCCAAGGGCGAGCTTCACGAGCTCTGGGATGGCCAGGCCGCCCGGCGCATCGTGAAGATCCTCCTCAGCGACACCCTCCCCGCTCAGGGGAGAGTGGACCTGCCCCGGTTCCGTAGACACAGCGGTTAAGGGGTGAGGAGACACGCTGCTCGGGTGCCGACCGGTGTCGGCGGAGCAGGCTCGAGGATACCAGGGATGCTGCTGATGAGGGTCACGGAGGGCGCCGAGGGGGATACCGAGATAGCGGCCCCCCTCCTCCGCGTGGCTGTGAGAGCCTCTACGGCCCTCGGTTTCGCGGACGCCTCCCCTGCGAGGGCCGGCAACGCGGCCCCCGGCGTCGTGCCCCCCTCCCGGACCCACCGGCGCTCGAACGCGAGCGGGCTCAGGTAGCCGAGCGCGGAATGCCGCCGCTGGCCGTTGTAGAACTGCTCGATGTATCCAAAGACCTCGCCGCGCGCGTGCGTGCGTGTGGCCCAGGCCGCGTCGTGCGCCAGCTCGACCTTCACCGTGGCGAAGAAGCTCTCGGCCACGGCGTTATCCCAGCAGTTGCCGCGCCGGCTCATACTGCAGACGATCCCGTGGACCCGCAGGGCGCGGCGATAGTCGGCGCTGGCGTACTGGCTGCCCCGATCCGAGTGATGGAGCAGCCCCTGCGGGGGGCGCCGTCGGCCGAGGGCCATGGTCAACGCCTGCAGGGTGAGGTGCCGGGTGATCCGCGCGCTCAGGGCCCAGCCCACGACGGCGCGCGAGAAGAGATCGAGGATCACGGCCAGGTACAGCCAGCCCTCCTGGGTCCAGAGATAGGTGATGTCGGTGACCCACGCCGTGTCGGGCGCGGGGACGGTGAAGTGCCGGGCCAAGACGTTGGGGGCGACGGCCAGGGGATGATTGGAGTCGGTCGTGATCCGAAACCGGCGCCGCCGGCGGGCGCAGAGCCCATGCGCACGCATCAAGCGAGCCACTCGCTTGCAGCCCACCCGCTGCCCGCGGTCCCGGAGCTCGGCGTGCACCCGCGGACTGCCATAGCGCTGGCGGCTCTCAGCGTGAATCGCCTGAATCTCGACCCCGAGCCGCTGATCCTGCTGGGTCCGGGGTGCCGCGGGCCGCGTGTGCCACGCGTAGAAGCCCGCCCGCGACACCTCCAGCGTCCGGCACAGCACTCGCACCGGGTAGGTGGCCTTCTCCGCCGCGATGAAGGCGAATCTCACTCGCTCTCCTTGGCGAAGAAGGCCGTCGCTTTTTTTAGGATGTCGCGCTCCATCCGCGCCGTCCGCAGCTCGCGCCGCAAGCGGCCGAGCTCCTCCCGCTCCTCGGTCGTGAGCGCGCCCGCTGGCCCGTGGCCCGCATCGATCCCGGCCTGCCGGACCCAGACCCGCACCGCACTCTCGGTGAGGCCCAGCTCCCGGGCCACCACCGCGATGGACTTCCCGCTCTCGCGGATCAACCGCACCGTCTCAGCCTTGAACTCCTCCGTGAACGCCCGCCGCTTGCGCTTGGCCATGGAACACTCCTACCGCACTTTCGTGCGATCTGCAGTGTCCACGAAACCGGGTCAACTCCACGCGCCTTGTGTCGACCCTCGCGGTGCAGCATGTTGAGCGTGTAGTCTTCGAGCTTCGTCCCTAGCTCTGCCCGGTCTCCGTTGGGTAGTCTCATCGGGTGGTGGCTTCCCTGCCTCGCCGCCTGGTCAACCTGTCGCAGCTTAGCTCGAGCCACTCTCTCGGGCGATGTCCAATGGTCGATACGCTCGAGATCTGTACCACCTGGGCATGGTCTCGGCCCAGGTCGGCGACCCCCTTCCTGGGCAGCGATGAAGCGACAGTTCTCGATAACCGTGGCATCAACAGTAAAGGGTGTTCAAAAGGTGGCGAGGGGTGGGCGTGCTCGCACAGCGACAACGCCTTGGCGCTCGGACCTGTGTATCCGTGGATCTTCCTTGTGGAGGTTGAGGGAGATCTGTTTACGGGGAATCTCGCATCCAGCATAAAGGCTAACGGCTCCGCGTCGGGTCAGGTACTTTCGCAAGACATCACGCTGCAACCGGTTCCGGAACCCACCACGCTTCTCCTGGCTGGGACCGCGCTTGTTGGCGTAGGAGTGGGGGGCCGGAAGCGGTGGTTGAAGCGGCGGGCCGCGTAAGACCGGGCCGGGGCGTCCAAGAAAGATCAGCCCCAGAGGGCCAACGGAGCCGCGGGATATACCGCTCAGCTTGCAGCAACGCAGCGCGATGATCAGATCCGCTCCCACTGCGCCCTGGTCACGCCGGCTTGGCGGAGAACCCGCGCGAGCAGCCCCACGCCGATGTCCTGGCCGTGCGGATTCGGAATCGTCAGGACGAGGTCGCCGCGCACCATGAACTGGTGCTTCCCACCCGAGAAGGGACCACCGAAGCCGAGAGCCCGCAGCCCACGGATCAGTGCTCGGCGTGGGATCGGCCCCCACGCCGGCATCAGCCGGCCTTCTTCACCCTCACCGTCAGGCTCCGGAGGGGAGGCACGCTGAGCCCCTGCGCCACGCGCACGAGCACCCACTCCTCGACCACCTCGCCCAGCTCCTCCCGGCAGGCCTCGAGCGTGCGTCCGGTCGCGAGCACCCCCCGGAGCGGCGGCACTTCAGCACAGAAGCTCCCGTCATCGAGCTTGTCGTACCGCGCCCGGTGCAGGGCTTCGTCCACGTAGCGTCGAATCATCGTCGGCACCTCAACTTGTCAGATGGCATCGGAGGACATGGTACCCGACTTGGCGGCCAAGCAGTGCCGTCAGTTGCCTGTCTCCCCTGCTCCCCTACCGCCCCCTGGGCGTTCCCTGCTCGCCGCCGCCGGCCCGGGCGCCGAGGCCGAAGCGGGCGGCGAGGAGGCCCGCCGCGCCGCCGAGGGCGTCGAGGCCCACGTCGTACGCGCGCGCGTAGCGCCCCCGGACGAAGCGCTGATGCCACTCGTCCGCCGCCGCGATCGCCACCACCAGCGCGACCGCGGCGAGCACGCGCCCCGCCCCGGCCCGACGGCGGCGGTCGCGCGGCGCGAGCGCCACGTAGCAGAGGAGGCCGAGCATGCCATAGAGGCCGAGGTGGGCGGCCTTGCGGAGCAGGAGCCGCGGCACCTGCCCCTGATCGGGGAAGATCGTCGTGCCCCCGAAGGCCAGCACCACGGCCGCCCACGCGGCGACGAGCCCCCAGCGGAGCCACGCGCCTCTCATGCCGCGCGCCTCATCTCGTATCCCATCCGCCCGCCTCCTCGCGGTGGTGGCCCGCTTGATATGCAAGTCCAGAGGGCAGGGTCAGGGGTGAGGCCCCGCATGGACGTCCGGCTCCTGACCGGCGAGACCATCGAGTGGGACACCTTCGTGCGCTCGACAAAGGAAGGGAACACCGGCCAGGCAAGGGGTCGATCTGCCGACCAAGTACGGCCCGGCCCGCCCAGCTCATTTTCATGCCGGGCGCTCGTCGGGATAGTGCAGGGCCGCCCGCTCACGAAGCGCGTCAGTCCCCGTAGTGCGTCTTCGCTCGCTCGATGTAGATGATGCGGGGCTTCTCGTCCAGGCTGTAGACGATGCGGAGGATGTCCCTGAGCTTGGCTGGTAAACCGCACGTCCCAGCGCGCGCTCATCGCGCGCCGAGCACCTCATCGAGCGAGAAGGTTTCCCCGCGAGCAATCTCCCGGCGGGCGAGCCGCACACTCTTGAGCAAGCCGGGGGTGGACAGGAGCTCCAACGTCTCCAGCAGGCTGTCGTAGTCCTCCTGGGAGAGGACCACCGCACACCCTCCCTGTGGGTGATGCGGAACTGCTGATGCCCGCGCACCTCGTGCGGCGCGAGAGCAAGCCGGCCGAGGCCACGTACCTCGAGGCCATCGCCCTCGACCCGCGGCCGGCCGGGCGCTGTCTCCAGCTCGGCGGCCTCCACGCCGCCTCGGGGCAGTTCGATCAGGCGCTCGCCATCGCCGCCGCGCCCGTCCCCGGTCAGGACGAGGCGAGGAAAGCGCTCGCCGCGCTCAAGTCACGCGCGCGGGACAATACGCGTGTGCGGCCGGTTGGAACGTCTTGCGGCAAGTCTGCAGCCGCTTGCCTATGTCGCCTGGCCAACTTATTCGCGAGCGTGCTCCGCCTGCCCCTCTCCCCCCGGGGCCGTCAGAGGAGGGTGTTGAACTCCTCGACCGACAACCGGGTGTGCTTGAGCAAGTGGGACAGCGTGGACCGCTTGATCGGACGATGGGCTGGAACCGTCACCTTCAGGGTTTCCTCGGGGGTGTGCTTCTGGAGTCTGATGTGGCTCCCTCGTTGGCGCACGATCACCCAGCCGCCGCGACGAAGGGCCCGGACGACAACATCGAAGTTGAGGCTCGGGACCTTCGTCACACGGCTATCTCGACAACCTCGGCGTCTGGAGCGAACCCGGAGTCGTCTTCCACAGGTTCGAGATACAGCCGGATGGCCTCTTCGATGTTCCGAAGGGCTTCCTCCCTGGTGTCTCCCTCGCTGACGCAGCCCGGAAGCGCCGGTACGACGACCGTGTACCCTCCCTCGTCGCTCGGTTCGAGCACCACGTGAACTTTCATGCGGCCCTCCTCTTCTTGCGCTGCCTCCACAACAACACTCGACTCGCCTGCACCCTCACATTCTCATACACTTCCTTCCGGTGGCCGATCCTGACGACCAGAACAACCAGATGCTTGCCCTCCACCGAGGAGATGACAGGAACGCTGCGGATGCCGTCCCTGCCTCTAATCCACAGGGCCGCGCGAGCGGCGGGAATGCAGCTTACCATAGGTCTCGTCCGAGCTTCATAGCTGCGCCCGCCCCGGCGGCCAGCGGGGCGCGGCGGTCCACAGCGCCGACGAAGAGGGCATCAACTGGCGTAAGACTCTCCTGTACCGCCTCCCTTCCGGGCGTCTCCTCGAAGAGCCGGAGCGTCCACGGCATGTACTCGACGATGAGGCCGTTAGAGATGGCGGCGACGAGGTGGACGTGGATCTCCGGGACCAGGCGGCTCACAACGGGCAGGTCAACTTCGCGGTGAACGCGACCGGGGGGCGCGCCAGGGCAACCACGAATCGCCGCGCGTCCGCCTGTCCACAGCTAGACACACTTGAACAGAGCCTGGACCTGGGATAGACATGGACCATGACCTCGACCGAGTACCAGCAGCTCGTCGAATTCCTGGGACGTCAGTTCACCGAGATCGACCGCCGGTTCGGCGAGGTGAACGGCCGGTTCGATGAGGTGAACGGCCGGTTCGGCGAAGTGTATCGCCGGTTCACCGAGATGGACCGCCGGTTCGACGAGGTAGACCTCCGCTTCACCGAGCTGCGACAGGAGATCCTCGGGCACTTCGATGAGATCTACCACCGATTCGAGCTACTCGAGCAGGAGTACCACGCGATCACGCAGGCCCTGCGCCGGATCGAGGCGGGGCTCGCCGACGAGCGCGGTCGGCGCGAGATCCTCGAGCGCGCCCTCGCGGAGCTGAAGCAGCACGTGGCTGCGCTCCAGTCCCGGATTGAGGAGATCGAGCAGCGCCTCGGACGTTAGAGCGCCCGGCGTGGTTTGACCACTCCTCGGCCGCCCACGTATCATGCGCGCATGGACGCCAGCGCCCCGCCTGCCCTCGCCCGCCTCGTCGCCCGCGCCAAGACGGACCCCGACGTGCTCGCGGTGCTCCTCTTCGGGAGCCGCGCCCGCGGAGACGCTGCCCCCAGCTCGGACTTCGACGTCTGTCTCGTGCTCGGGGCGGAACCGCGCTCTGATCGCGACCGGGCGGAGAAGCGGCTCGAGTACGTGGCGGTGGCAAACCTCGACGTAGCGATCTTCCAGGCGCTGCCGCTTCACATCCGCAGCCGGGTCCTCAAAGAAGGCGTGGTCCTCTACGCGCGGGACGAGGAGGCCCTCTATGCCGTCGCCATCCGCACGGCGCGGGCCTGGGAGGGCTTCCGCCACATCCACCGCCGGTACCTCACCTCGATGAGGTCCTGCGTGGTTGACCGGGACCGGGTGCTCGCCAAGCTCGACGAGCTCGAGGGATACCTGGGCGAGCGCCGGGCCGTGGCGCCGGATCGGTTCGAGGCCTATCAGCGCACCGAGACGAAGCGCGCCTGCGAGCGACTGATCCAGGTGTCCGTGGAAGCCGTCATCGACATCTGCGCCCTGCTGGTGGTGGGGCTCCGGCTGGGGCTGCCGGGCGAGGAGGACGACCTCTTCGAGAGACTCTCTCGACACGGCGCGATCTCGGGGCCCATGGCCGCCACCCTTCGGCGCATGAAAGGGCTCGGCACCCTCCTGGGCCACGAGTACGGGCGCATCAACGACGAGCTCGTGTTCGAGACGGTGCGCGGACGCCTCGGGGACTTCGACGCCTTCAAGGGCGAGGTGCTCGCCTTCCTGAAGAGATAGCGCCGCCCACGAGGCGGACCGCCGCTTGACCGAGCTGCGACAGGACATGGCCGGGCACTTCGATGAGATCTACCAGCGATTCGAGCGACTCGAGCAGGAGTACCAGGCGATCACGTAGACCCTGCGCCGGATCGAGGCGGGACTCACCGACGAGCGCGGCCGGCGCGAGATCCTCGAGCGCGACCTCGCAGAGCTGAAGCAGAAAGAGAGCGCCCCGCGGGGCGGTTCGTGACAAGCCCGCTCTTGGGAGCCTTGGAACTGCCTAGATTCGCAGACTTATTCACTACGGGGCTGGACGAGTCGCGTCGGCGTTCCGCCGCCCGGTGATGGATCCGCCTTCAAAGGAGAAAGGTTGACGGCCCTCACGCCGAGGGCCGATACTTCACATACCGTGGCAAACGAGAAGCTCGTGACCGCGGCCCAGCGGCTGGGCCAGATCCTCCTGGGGCGCCGGATCATCGGGCCGGAGACCCTACAGGACGCCTTGGTGCGCGCGAAGCACGAGCGCGAGCGGCTCGGCGAGGCTCTGGTGGCGATGGGGGCGGCCTCGCAGGAAGAGGTGCTGCGCGCCGTCGCCGAGCAGCATGGCCTTGCCTACCTGGCGGCAGGGGAATTGCCAACCACGCCGCCCATCGTGAAGAACCTCTCCCCCAAGTACCTCCGCCAGTACACGGCCTGCCCCGTGGCCCTCGACGACACCACGGTCACGGTGGCCACGGCCGATCCGGCCAATCCCCTGCTCCTGGACGAGCTCCGGCAGACCTTGGGGCTCCGGGTCACTCTCTGCGTGGCGCCGCCGGGCGCCATCCTCGAGGCCATCGAGCGCGCCTACGGCGCCTCCACTCCTCTCCAGAAGATCGTCGAAGGCATGGGATCCTCGGAAGCCGGCGGCGAAGGCAACCGCGAAGAGGACGTCAATCAGCTCCGCGACATGGCCTTTGAGGCCCCCGTCGTCCGCCTGGTCAGCCTGCTGATCGATGAGGCGGTGGCCGCCGAGGCCTCGGACATCCACGTCGAGCCGTTCGAGGAGCAGTTGCGGATCCGGTACCGTATCGATGGCCTCCTCTACGACCGGGAGTCGCCGCCCCGGCGGCTGCAAGCCGCGTTGACGTCGCGCATCAAGCTGATGGCGGAGATGAACATCGCCGAGCGGCGCCTGCCCCAGGACGGGCGCATCCGGGTGACGGCCGGCGACCGCCGGGTGGACATCCGCGTGTCCACGGTGCCGACCGTCCACGGCGAGTCGTTGGTGCTGCGCCTCCTGGACCGCTCGTCGGTATTCCTGCCCTTCCATCGCCTGGGCTTCTCTCCGAAGGTGGCCGAGACCTTCAACAGCCTGATCCGGCGCCCGCACGGGATCTTGCTGGTGTCCGGGCCGACCGGGTCGGGAAAGACCACGACGCTCTACGCCGCCCTCGACAAGATCAATTCGCCGGAGAAGAAGATCATCACGATCGAGGACCCGGTCGAGTACCAGCTGGCGGGGGTCAACCAGATCCCCGTCCGGCCGAAGATCGGGCTCTCGTTCGCCACCGGGCTCCGCCATATCGTGCGCCAGGATCCGGACGTCATCATGGTGGGCGAGATCCGTGACCTCGAGACAGCCGAGATCTCGATCCAAGCGGCGCTGACCGGGCATCTGGTGTTCTCGACCTTGCATACCAATGACGCGCCCGGCGCCGTCACGCGGCTGCAGGACATGGGCGCCGAGTCGTATCTCGTGGCCTCTGTGCTCAACTGCGTGCTGGCCCAACGCCTCGTGCGAACCATCTGCACCGGGTGCCAGGCGCCGTATCAGCCGGATGCGGGCGATCTCCTGGCCATCGGCGTCACCGACGGGACTGGGATCGATCTCTCGCGGGGCAAAGGCTGCGACAACTGCCACGGGACCGGGTACCGCGGCCGCACGGGCATCTACGAGCTCTTCGTGATCACCGAGGAGGCTCGCGGGCTCATCCTGAACAAGCGGCCCTCGGGGGTGATCCGGCGCCACGCGATCGAGCACGGCATGGTGAGTTTGCGCGACGATGGCTGGGCCAAGGCGCGGGCGGGCATCACCACGGTCGAAGAAATCCTGCGCGTCACGCAGGAAGACACGTAGCCCCCTCACCCTACCCTCTCCCCAGAGGGGAGAGGGGGTGCAATAGAACGGGATGCAAGGGCCCCCACGGGGTCACATGCAGAGCAGAGGCTCCCGACCGATTCCCTCCCCCCCCAATGGGGGAGAGGGTAGGGTGAGGGGGCGAGAGAGAGGCAGCGTGCCGGTCTTCATCTATAAAGCGGCGGATCAGCGGGGGCAAACCATAGACGGCGTCATGGAAGCCCCCGACGCGCGGAGCGTCGTCGAGCGCCTCCAGCGCGACGCCTATTTCCCCATCCAGGTCGCCCCCCAGGAAGAGCGCCCGGGCTTCGCCGGCCTGTCGTGGCCTGCTCTGCGCCAGCGCCGCGTCGCGGGTCCCGAGCTGGTCGCCTTCACCCAGCAGCTGGCCACGCTCCTCGAGACCGGCCTCCCCCTCGACCGAGCCCTCGGCATCCAGGAAGAGCTGGCGCCCAATCCGCGCCTGCGCGCCATCACGGCCGATGTCCTGCGCAGCGTGCGCGGCGGCTCCTCCCTGGGCGAAGCGCTCGCCAAGCACCACCCCCGTCCCTTCTCGCGCCTCTACGTTAATATGGTCCGGGCGGGCGAGCGGGGCGGCGTGCTCGAGGCCACGCTCCGCCGCTTGGCCGAGTTCCTCGAGGAAGCCCAGGAATTTCGGGACACCCTCGTCTCCGCTCTCATCTACCCGAGCCTCCTCGCCGGGGTGGGCGCCGCGGCCGTGGTTTTTCTTATGACATTCGTCATCCCGCGCTTCGCCGACATCTTCCGCGATCTTGGCAGCACCATTCCCTGGCCCACGCAGGTCCTCCTCTCGCTGAGCGCCTGGCTGAGGCATTACTGGTGGGCTCTCGCCGGCGCGGGGCTCGGCATCGTGCTGGCGCTCCGGGTCTGGTTGTCATCGGCCGCCGGGCGCCTCCAGGCGGATCAGCGCCTGCTCGGACTTCCCGTCATCGGCCCTGTCATTCTCCAGACCGAGGTCGCGCGCTTCGCCCGCATCACGGGCACGCTCCTCCGGAGCGGGGTGCCCATGCTGGCCGCCTTGGGCGTCGTGAAGGAGATGATGGGCAACCAGGCCATAGCGCGCGCCGTCGAGAGCTTGAGCGACGGGGTGAGGCGCGGCGCGGGCCTGTCAAGGCCGATGGAAGAAACCAAGACCTTTCCCCCGCTTGCGGTCCACATGGTCAGGGTCGGCGAGGAGACGGGACGGCTCGAAGAGATGCTGCTCAAGGTCGGCGCCACCTTCGAGGCCGACACGCGCAAGGTGGTCAAGCGCCTCATCGCCCTGGTGGAACCGGGCATCATCCTGCTCATGGGGCTCGTCGTGGGTTTCATCGTGGTGGCCATGCTCATGGCCATCCTTTCAATCACCGACATCCCCATCTAATGCCGCGCGTCCGTTGACGGGGGCCCACGATTTGGCAAGAATCCTATCAGGATGACCCACTTACGCGGTACGCGTCGAGCCCTGCGGGCGGGGCTCCGCTCCCTGGGCAATTCCTGCGGCTTTTCGCTGATCGAACTCCTGGTCGTCATCATCATCCTGGGCCTCCTGGCCGGCCTCGTGGGCCCTCGCCTCTTCGGCCGCATCGGCCAGTCCAAGCTGGCCGCGGCGCGCGCGCAGATCGAGCTCTTCAGCGCCGCCCTCGACCAGTACCGCCTCGACGTGGGCTCCTATCCCGCCTCCGCCGCCGGACTGGAGGCGCTCGTGCGCAACTCGAATGTCCCCAACTGGAACGGCCCCTACCTGAAGAAGAACGCGGTTCCGGCGGATCCCTGGGGCAAGCCTTACCAGTACAAGTGCTGCCCGGGCGATCACGACGACTTCGACATCTGGAGTCTCGGCGCCGACGGCGCGCCTGGCGGCGACGGCGAGAACGCCGACGTCGCGTCATGGTCGGTCAAGTGAAGCGCGGTTTCACCCTCATCGAGCTGGCCGTGACGCTCTTCGTCCTGGCACTGGCCGTGAGCGTGGCCGCGCCTTCGATAGCGCGGGGCGTGGACACGGTGCGGACCCGGGCGGAGGCGGCGGGCATCGCGAGCCTTCTGCGCGCCGCCCGCGAGCACGCGGTCACGCGCAACCGGCCCTACGAGGTGCGGGTGAACACGGAAGAGGGTCTCGTGGAGTTGCGGAGCGGTGATGCGGTGCCCGCGATCCGGCGGCTCCCACCGGGCCTACGAGTGACAGCCGATCCGCCCGCCCGCGTGATCAGCTTCCAGCCGCAGGGCCTGTCCAGCGGCGCCCGGCTCCGCGTCGAGATGCCCGGCCGCCATGCGTACCTCATCACATTGGATGCCCTGACCGGGCGCGTTGCCACCCAACGCGTCGACCCATGAACCGTCGGCACAGCGCGGGCTTCACGCTTCTCGAGGTCCTCGTGGCCATGGTCATCCTGAGCGTAGCCGTCGTGACGCTCATCCAGCTCGCCTCGCAGGGCCTCCGGCTCCTGAAGCTCTCGAGCGATCACCAGGAGGCCTCGCTTCTTGCCGACCGCCTCGTACGGGCCTCGGAGGCTTCGATCGAGGGCATAGAGACCGGTCAGGAGGGCCGGTTCACCTGGGAGCGCCGAGCGCGCCTCGTGGCGATTCCGGATGAGCCGGCTCCGGCCGGCAGCACGGCGCCGCGGGTTTTCTCTCTCTCGGTCGCCGTCCGCTGGGACGGCGGACGGACCGTCGAGGTGGCAACTCTCCGCCTTTCGCAAGCCTCAGCGGCCACACCATGACTCGCGTACGGCCGCCGGGCTTCACTCTGGTCGAGGTGGTGATCGCTCTCACCATAGCGGCCACGCTCCTCGTAGTCATGTTCTCGGGGCTGCGCGTGGGGCTGGCCGCCTGGCAGCGGGGCGACGGGCGTGCCGAAGCCCTTCAGCGCACCCGGAGCATCACCCAGATCGTCACCCGTACCCTGGCCGCCGCGCACCCGTACCAGGTTCCGGCCACAGGCCGGGAGCCTGCGCATCTCCTCTTCGAGGGCGAACCCGACAGGGTGGCCTTCGTTACGACAGCGCCGCCTTTCCCGGCAGCCGAGCCCATCGCGTATACGGCGGTGACGCTCTCGCACGACGCGGGCGCCGGGCTTGCCATCCGCCAGAAGCCGCTGCCGAACGACAAGCCCTTCGAGCGCCTGTCGCCCGCGGTCGTGGATGGCACCGTCACGGCCGTCGCGTTTCGGTACCTCCGAGATTCCGATCGAACTTGGACTGAGAGGTGGGATGCAGACAAGGAAAAGGCTTTCCCGCTGGCGGCGGAGGTGACGCTGACCATCGTTCAGGCCGGGCAGAGCGTCCAGCAGGCGCCGCTCCTCGTCTCGCTGCCGGTGGCCACGCCGTGAGCAATGAGCGTGGCTTCGCCCTCCTGGCGGTGATGCTCGTCTTGGCGCTCCTGGCCGTCGTGGTAACGGAGCTCGCTGTGTCCATGCGCCTCGAAGCCTCCATGGTCCGCTCGTACAAGGACGGCATCGTGGCGACACATCTCGCCGAAGGTGCTGTCCAGCAGGCCATACGAGAGATCCTGGGCCCGGGCGGCGTCCAGGCCCTTGACGAGGACGGCACGCTTGTCTTCTTTCTCGCGCCGGATGGCTCGGGCCTTCCCGTCAAGCTCCCCAAGCTACCCCGCGAGCGCGTGGCCCTCGGCACGGGCGAGTTCTCGTACCGGATAATGGACGAGGAGTCGCGGATCAATCTCAATTCGGCGCCGCCGGACCGCGTGGACCGTCTACTGGCGGCCATCGGCGTCGACAAGCAGGCGCGCGACATCATCAACGATTCCCTCCAGGACTGGAAGGACGCCGACGAGCT
This sequence is a window from Candidatus Rokuibacteriota bacterium. Protein-coding genes within it:
- a CDS encoding prepilin-type N-terminal cleavage/methylation domain-containing protein; its protein translation is MTRVRPPGFTLVEVVIALTIAATLLVVMFSGLRVGLAAWQRGDGRAEALQRTRSITQIVTRTLAAAHPYQVPATGREPAHLLFEGEPDRVAFVTTAPPFPAAEPIAYTAVTLSHDAGAGLAIRQKPLPNDKPFERLSPAVVDGTVTAVAFRYLRDSDRTWTERWDADKEKAFPLAAEVTLTIVQAGQSVQQAPLLVSLPVATP